A stretch of bacterium DNA encodes these proteins:
- a CDS encoding alpha-L-fucosidase produces the protein MSSPTYTASIESLRQHRVPAWFEDAKFGIFIHWGLFSVPGFAAPTEHISDAFDGSHANSIVMTPYTEWYWNALRVPDSPTARFHAEHYGNRPYSDFKEAFIEGLRAWDPSEWARLFRKSGARYVVHVTKHHDGYSLWPSKIENPHQKDWCSERDIVGELAEAVRAEGLRFGVYYSGGIDWSWNSNPARTFAQFVGSAPGGDYPAYAEAQVRELIERYSPDVLWNDITWPTGLGRMLSLMADYYHAVPHGVINDRWMHHGPALRLLSHRPVQWLADALINRSNRRAAAKGEGKKGVVPPRPAHSDFRTPEYTIFDEITSYKWEATRGMSASFGYNRNHAEADYEPADELITNFIDAVSKNGNLLLNIGPRGEDAGIPAPQLARLEAMGEWLERNGEAIYGSRPWERAEAKTDEGLPVRFTRRADKVYAIVLGRPASRDVVIREFPMSTGTSARRLFDDQHIEVTAADGGVRLLNATSSGSGPALAFEFSSS, from the coding sequence ATGTCGAGTCCTACCTACACTGCGAGCATCGAATCTCTCCGACAGCATCGCGTGCCAGCCTGGTTCGAGGATGCCAAGTTCGGAATCTTCATCCACTGGGGTCTCTTTTCGGTTCCTGGATTCGCAGCGCCAACCGAACACATCTCCGATGCGTTCGACGGGAGCCACGCGAATTCGATCGTGATGACGCCCTATACCGAGTGGTACTGGAATGCACTGCGGGTTCCGGACAGTCCCACCGCGCGTTTTCACGCTGAACACTACGGCAATCGCCCGTACTCGGACTTCAAGGAGGCCTTTATCGAAGGCTTGAGAGCGTGGGATCCGAGCGAATGGGCACGGCTCTTCCGGAAGTCCGGGGCCCGCTACGTCGTACACGTGACCAAGCACCACGATGGCTACAGCCTCTGGCCCAGCAAGATCGAGAATCCGCACCAGAAGGATTGGTGTAGCGAGCGCGACATCGTCGGAGAACTCGCCGAGGCAGTTCGAGCTGAAGGCCTGCGCTTCGGTGTGTACTATTCCGGCGGAATTGACTGGTCCTGGAATTCGAACCCGGCGCGCACGTTCGCACAGTTTGTCGGCTCGGCTCCCGGAGGCGACTATCCCGCTTATGCAGAGGCACAAGTGCGGGAGTTGATCGAGCGATATTCCCCCGATGTTCTGTGGAACGATATCACCTGGCCGACCGGACTGGGGCGCATGCTCTCACTGATGGCCGACTACTATCACGCTGTTCCTCACGGCGTGATCAATGATCGATGGATGCACCACGGTCCGGCCTTGCGCCTTCTGAGCCATCGACCCGTGCAGTGGCTGGCCGACGCGCTGATCAACCGATCCAATCGCCGCGCGGCGGCGAAGGGAGAGGGTAAGAAGGGAGTCGTTCCGCCGCGCCCAGCTCACTCCGACTTCCGCACCCCGGAATACACGATCTTCGACGAGATCACTTCGTATAAGTGGGAGGCGACCCGCGGGATGAGTGCATCCTTTGGCTACAACCGCAATCACGCCGAAGCCGACTACGAACCCGCCGACGAGTTGATTACGAACTTTATCGACGCCGTGTCGAAGAATGGCAACCTGCTGCTCAACATCGGGCCACGGGGCGAAGATGCGGGGATTCCCGCGCCCCAGTTGGCGCGCCTCGAAGCAATGGGGGAGTGGCTCGAACGAAACGGCGAAGCCATCTACGGAAGCCGTCCCTGGGAGCGGGCCGAGGCCAAGACCGATGAGGGGCTGCCCGTTCGGTTCACGCGCCGAGCGGACAAGGTCTACGCAATCGTCCTGGGCAGGCCCGCTTCTCGAGATGTCGTGATCCGCGAGTTTCCCATGAGTACCGGAACCTCCGCTCGGCGCCTGTTCGATGACCAACACATCGAAGTGACGGCCGCTGACGGTGGAGTGCGCCTGCTGAATGCGACTTCCTCAGGCTCCGGGCCTGCGCTCGCTTTCGAGTTCTCTTCCAGCTGA
- a CDS encoding aldo/keto reductase has translation MTIVNRRNRIGRSSVDVTAFGFGAAVLGNLYAPVTDGDTFAAVQAAVQEGVRYFDTAPYYGYGLSERRLGESLDRFGDDAVMISSKVGRLLEPRPGEPREDQGFVAALPYEAVFDYSYEAVMRSYEASILRLGGRHIDVLLLHDIGQYTHGDAHDAVFEIALSGGYRALEELRRTGDVGAIGLGVNESEVCLRAMERGDFDCFLVAGRYTLLDQSAAKELLPRCLERGISIIIGGVFNSGILASDLRTGVPYDYEAASDELLERARAIDRVCRAHDVPLAAAALQFPFMHPSVASVIPGARSADEVHQNARGFRYPIPDSLWDDLHSENLVRRGDSP, from the coding sequence ATGACAATTGTGAATCGGCGAAACAGAATCGGACGGAGTTCAGTCGACGTGACCGCGTTCGGGTTCGGAGCGGCGGTACTAGGCAATCTCTACGCGCCCGTGACAGACGGTGACACATTCGCAGCCGTTCAAGCGGCGGTGCAGGAGGGCGTCCGCTATTTCGACACAGCTCCGTACTACGGCTACGGACTTTCCGAACGCAGATTGGGTGAGTCACTGGATCGGTTCGGAGACGACGCGGTGATGATCTCGAGCAAGGTCGGGCGACTGCTCGAGCCCAGGCCGGGAGAACCCAGGGAAGATCAGGGGTTCGTCGCTGCGCTGCCTTACGAGGCTGTCTTCGACTATTCCTACGAAGCAGTGATGCGCTCCTACGAGGCCAGTATTCTGCGCCTCGGCGGGAGACACATTGACGTGTTGCTCCTTCACGACATCGGCCAATACACTCATGGCGATGCTCATGATGCCGTCTTCGAGATCGCGTTGAGCGGAGGCTATCGGGCTCTGGAAGAGTTGAGGCGTACGGGTGACGTTGGAGCGATTGGCCTGGGAGTGAATGAGAGTGAGGTGTGTCTGCGCGCGATGGAGCGCGGAGACTTCGACTGCTTTCTGGTCGCAGGGCGCTACACGCTCCTGGACCAATCGGCAGCGAAAGAACTCTTGCCTCGCTGCCTGGAACGCGGCATCTCGATCATTATCGGCGGCGTCTTCAACTCCGGAATTCTGGCGAGTGATCTCAGGACCGGAGTGCCCTACGACTATGAAGCTGCTTCGGACGAACTCCTGGAACGGGCGCGAGCCATCGACAGGGTATGTCGTGCCCATGACGTTCCGCTCGCGGCTGCAGCTCTCCAGTTTCCATTCATGCATCCGAGCGTTGCGTCCGTGATTCCAGGAGCCCGTTCCGCCGATGAAGTTCACCAGAATGCGAGAGGTTTCCGCTATCCGATTCCAGACTCCTTATGGGATGATCTGCATTCCGAGAATCTTGTACGCCGAGGGGATTCGCCATGA
- a CDS encoding L-rhamnose mutarotase, with amino-acid sequence MMRFGQMLGLRPEKYEEYKRYHAKIWPEIAAAIHAAGIRNYSIFHQRGRLFAYYEYVGPKEEYEERMQALAQAPRMREWWDLMEPMQIPDPERTPDSWWSDMEEVFHQD; translated from the coding sequence ATGATGCGATTCGGACAGATGCTGGGTCTGCGACCGGAGAAGTATGAAGAATACAAGCGCTACCACGCGAAGATCTGGCCGGAGATTGCCGCCGCTATTCACGCAGCGGGAATTCGCAACTACTCGATATTCCACCAGCGGGGGCGGCTCTTTGCCTACTATGAGTACGTGGGTCCCAAGGAAGAGTATGAGGAACGCATGCAGGCGCTCGCGCAGGCCCCGCGTATGCGAGAGTGGTGGGACTTGATGGAGCCGATGCAGATTCCGGATCCTGAGCGCACACCCGATAGCTGGTGGTCCGATATGGAAGAGGTCTTCCACCAGGATTGA